From the Borrelia puertoricensis genome, one window contains:
- the fmt gene encoding methionyl-tRNA formyltransferase: MRIFFASSDSIALEVLKKVSDHYNVVGVLTAPDKPSGRGLFLKVNDIKVEAINRNITVLDPVVLNSDVIGMVKKLKPDLMLVFSYGKIFRQEFLDIFPMGCVNIHPSLLPKYRGPSPIQTAILNGDAIGGITIQKMALEMDSGNILAQSQFEIKSFNTSDDVFKYVSLNSFNLVLEALSKLNKGHIGIVQDSSQATYCSFLNKQHRMLDFNLSAFEIKNKINACNPWPLARAKLDKDEIIFHRADFIKTTDYSDQTIGKIVSFDPSKGILVKTGDGILLLLELQRSGRKVVDYKSFYNGNRDLIGEIFLKS, translated from the coding sequence TTGAGGATTTTTTTTGCAAGTTCTGACAGTATTGCTTTAGAGGTTTTAAAGAAAGTCTCAGATCATTATAATGTAGTTGGTGTGTTAACTGCTCCTGATAAGCCTAGTGGTCGTGGTCTTTTTTTAAAAGTTAATGACATTAAAGTTGAGGCCATTAATAGGAATATTACTGTTTTAGATCCCGTTGTACTTAATTCTGATGTAATAGGAATGGTTAAGAAATTAAAACCTGATCTTATGTTAGTTTTTTCTTATGGAAAGATATTTAGGCAAGAATTTTTAGATATTTTCCCAATGGGTTGTGTTAATATTCATCCTTCTCTTTTACCAAAATATAGAGGACCTTCCCCCATTCAAACCGCTATTTTAAATGGTGATGCTATTGGAGGGATTACTATTCAAAAAATGGCTTTGGAGATGGATAGTGGCAACATTTTAGCACAGAGTCAGTTTGAAATAAAGAGCTTTAATACAAGTGATGATGTTTTTAAATATGTTTCTTTAAATAGCTTTAATCTTGTTTTGGAAGCTTTAAGTAAACTGAATAAAGGACATATTGGCATTGTTCAAGATTCAAGCCAGGCAACATATTGTTCTTTTTTAAATAAGCAACATAGAATGCTTGATTTTAATTTGAGTGCCTTTGAGATTAAGAATAAGATCAATGCTTGCAATCCTTGGCCACTTGCAAGAGCTAAGCTTGATAAAGATGAAATTATTTTTCATAGAGCTGACTTTATAAAGACTACTGATTATAGTGATCAGACAATAGGAAAAATTGTTTCATTTGATCCTAGTAAAGGTATTTTGGTGAAGACAGGAGATGGAATTTTATTGTTATTAGAGCTTCAAAGATCTGGGAGGAAGGTTGTAGATTATAAGTCTTTTTATAATGGAAATAGGGATTTGATAGGTGAAATTTTTCTTAAATCTTAA
- the def gene encoding peptide deformylase codes for MKIFFYPNDLLRVKTKAVLNIDNELRNTAFKMVNLMDANNGVGLAAPQVGLDLSIFVIRENAMSKPLIFINPLITETSVELVLYKEGCLSIPGVYYDLLRPKSIVVEAYDENGEFFKIESSDLLARIVQHEMDHLKGVLFIDYYEDKLKNELLEPYMKKRRFIKT; via the coding sequence ATGAAAATATTTTTTTATCCTAATGATCTATTGCGAGTAAAGACAAAGGCGGTTTTAAATATTGATAATGAGCTTAGAAATACTGCTTTTAAAATGGTAAATTTGATGGATGCTAATAATGGTGTTGGGCTAGCGGCACCTCAAGTAGGTCTTGATTTGTCTATTTTTGTGATCAGAGAAAATGCAATGTCAAAACCTTTAATTTTTATTAATCCTTTGATAACAGAAACTTCTGTTGAACTTGTTCTTTATAAAGAAGGTTGTTTGAGTATTCCTGGAGTTTATTATGATCTCTTGAGGCCAAAATCTATTGTAGTTGAAGCTTATGATGAAAATGGTGAGTTTTTTAAGATTGAAAGTTCAGATTTGTTAGCCAGAATTGTTCAGCATGAAATGGATCATTTAAAAGGTGTGCTTTTTATTGATTATTATGAGGATAAACTTAAGAATGAATTGTTGGAGCCTTATATGAAAAAAAGGAGGTTTATTAAAACTTGA
- a CDS encoding aminopeptidase P family protein: protein MGISTKIFLLRNLMMKSEIDAYLIASYDPHMSEYSHVRFNIREFITGFTGSAGTVIVTETEAVLFTDGRYFLQALSELEETEFKLMRLGVKGYPDIFSYINANLKGLRLGIYSEDVNIKFYNDLVQNCRHTDIEILHEDLVSKIWQDRPVLESNKIFELSEAQKIDRRTDKLDRVNAKLEEKAIDFFIISSLDEIAWLLNLRGLDIESSALFYAFLFIARSERYKNVLFINIDKLDSELRERFEAEGFEIEDYGNFYSFLAEINHEGKFFISVESNVKILESIGKPNAVLGGSIVNELKAIKSDYEISKMKEAHIIDAVSLIKFLYKFKSLSKDELSKLDEVDVANMLLEFRTARDEFFSSSFDSIVGFKENAALPHYRPTKGAKNLDGNGLLLIDSGGSYLELGTTDVTRTILIGEASCKEMEDYTLVLKSFIALASLKFPFGTLGSSLDGIARFPLLKQGLNFAHGTGHGVGFFLNVHELPVSISPLSTYSFKGSEIASIEPGLYRDSEYGIRTENLVFVKQSYSNEFGTFLEFENLTLVPFEKELIVTEMLSKDELDYINSYHEFIYSSLKEYLSGDELKFLEILTNKI, encoded by the coding sequence ATGGGAATTAGTACAAAAATATTTTTATTGAGAAATTTGATGATGAAAAGTGAAATCGATGCGTATTTAATAGCAAGTTATGATCCACATATGAGTGAATATTCTCATGTTAGATTTAATATTCGTGAATTTATTACAGGATTTACAGGAAGTGCTGGGACAGTAATCGTTACAGAAACAGAGGCAGTGCTTTTTACAGATGGTAGGTATTTTTTACAAGCATTGAGTGAACTTGAAGAAACTGAGTTTAAATTGATGAGACTTGGAGTTAAAGGGTATCCTGATATTTTTAGTTACATAAATGCAAATCTTAAGGGCTTAAGGCTTGGAATTTATTCTGAAGATGTTAATATAAAATTTTATAATGATTTGGTTCAAAATTGTAGACATACAGATATTGAGATCTTACATGAAGATTTAGTTTCTAAAATTTGGCAGGATAGACCCGTTTTAGAAAGCAATAAGATATTTGAGTTGAGTGAAGCTCAAAAAATCGATAGAAGAACGGATAAGCTTGATAGAGTTAATGCAAAATTAGAAGAAAAGGCAATTGATTTTTTTATCATAAGCTCTTTGGATGAAATAGCTTGGCTTTTAAATTTAAGAGGTTTGGATATTGAATCATCCGCTTTATTTTATGCTTTTTTGTTTATTGCTAGAAGTGAGAGATATAAGAATGTTCTTTTTATTAATATTGATAAACTTGATTCTGAGTTAAGAGAGAGGTTTGAGGCCGAAGGTTTTGAGATTGAAGATTATGGTAATTTTTATTCGTTTTTAGCAGAGATTAATCATGAAGGGAAATTTTTTATATCAGTTGAGAGTAATGTTAAAATATTGGAATCTATTGGTAAACCAAATGCAGTACTTGGAGGGAGTATTGTTAATGAACTTAAGGCGATAAAATCAGATTATGAGATTAGTAAGATGAAAGAGGCTCATATTATTGATGCTGTGAGTTTGATTAAATTTTTGTATAAATTTAAGAGTTTAAGCAAAGATGAGCTTTCTAAGTTAGATGAGGTTGATGTTGCAAATATGTTGTTAGAATTTAGGACAGCAAGAGATGAATTTTTTAGTTCTAGTTTTGATTCAATAGTTGGATTTAAAGAAAATGCGGCTTTGCCTCATTATCGACCTACAAAAGGAGCTAAAAATCTTGATGGTAATGGATTGCTTTTAATAGATTCTGGAGGTTCTTACCTTGAACTTGGTACAACAGATGTTACAAGAACTATTTTAATTGGAGAAGCATCTTGTAAAGAGATGGAAGATTATACTTTAGTCCTTAAGTCTTTTATTGCTCTTGCGTCTTTAAAATTTCCATTTGGGACTTTAGGTTCTTCTCTTGATGGTATTGCTAGATTTCCTTTGCTAAAGCAAGGATTGAATTTTGCTCATGGAACAGGTCATGGGGTAGGCTTTTTTCTTAATGTTCACGAACTTCCTGTTTCTATTAGTCCTTTGTCTACTTATTCTTTTAAAGGTTCTGAAATTGCTTCAATTGAGCCTGGGCTCTATCGAGATTCTGAATATGGAATTAGAACTGAAAATTTAGTTTTTGTGAAGCAAAGTTATTCAAATGAATTTGGAACTTTTTTGGAGTTTGAAAATCTAACTCTTGTGCCTTTTGAAAAAGAATTAATAGTTACCGAAATGCTTTCAAAGGATGAATTAGACTATATTAATAGTTATCATGAATTTATATATTCTAGTTTGAAAGAATATCTTAGTGGTGATGAGCTGAAATTTTTAGAGATATTAACTAATAAGATATGA
- a CDS encoding HAD family hydrolase, producing MKDIKAIISDLDGTLLLSNSQIGAFSEIVIKKLTKENKKFIIATGRSKNEIISLTEHLNSHVSFFITLNGARVYNNQWQLISSYDLSSEIVNEILNLRENKYKDIPHFLQKSEDIDERLYADNITKNAINNIFKKHALLRKHKYIEHELKDISIKYHEVNSFKEIKNFNNIAKILLLHDEEPQLIKYEAIILEKYRKEINAYLSTPHSLEIVNNRVSKGNALKDVLKSIHINLNEAIAFGDGFNDVDMLENVNKGLLMGNANYRLKKMLSYLEIIGTNDNEAVAHYINDNILEEPV from the coding sequence ATGAAAGATATTAAGGCTATTATTTCTGATCTTGATGGCACACTTCTACTCTCAAATAGCCAGATAGGAGCTTTTAGTGAGATTGTAATAAAAAAACTAACAAAAGAAAACAAAAAGTTTATTATTGCAACAGGAAGAAGCAAAAATGAAATAATTTCCCTTACAGAACACTTAAACTCACATGTTTCATTTTTTATAACATTAAATGGAGCAAGAGTCTACAACAATCAATGGCAGTTGATAAGTAGTTATGACTTGTCCTCTGAAATTGTAAATGAGATTTTAAATCTCAGAGAGAACAAATACAAAGATATACCCCATTTTTTACAAAAATCTGAAGATATAGATGAAAGGCTTTACGCTGATAACATAACTAAAAATGCTATTAATAATATATTTAAAAAACATGCATTGTTAAGGAAACACAAATATATAGAACATGAACTAAAAGATATAAGTATAAAATATCATGAAGTCAACAGTTTTAAAGAAATTAAAAACTTTAACAATATAGCAAAAATATTATTACTGCATGATGAAGAACCTCAATTAATAAAATACGAAGCAATAATTTTAGAAAAATACAGAAAAGAAATAAATGCTTATTTATCAACACCACACTCACTTGAAATTGTTAATAACAGAGTTTCAAAGGGAAATGCATTAAAAGACGTCCTTAAAAGCATCCATATTAATTTAAATGAAGCAATTGCATTTGGAGATGGGTTTAATGATGTTGACATGTTAGAAAATGTAAACAAAGGATTATTAATGGGTAATGCAAATTATAGACTAAAGAAAATGTTATCATATTTAGAAATAATAGGCACTAATGATAATGAGGCTGTTGCACATTATATTAATGACAACATTTTAGAAGAACCTGTATAG
- a CDS encoding aminopeptidase, with the protein MKTDLIKYAELIILKGINLQKNQCVLITGSIENYEFLKILAQKAYEYGAKYVELNIEDTDILKTRLKSSPEDLLEFIPDFKHKFFEEMINEKWAKIRIDNTENLDTLKDNDSKKISKYFKALNIASRKVSSAIMNNELAWCIICAPGPKWAAKVLNKPENQETLEEFFKIQKKIMLLDSKDPIKAWEDHGKKLHQRCEILNELKLEKIIFKNQKTNLEIYLLESSIWTGGSEKIRGTDIEFNANMPTEEIFTTPNYKRTNGIMYVTRPITVLGNLITGIWLEFRDGKVINFGCDNEHSRNILKKHMETDIQAQYIGEVALVDCNSTIYQSGLTFYNILYDENASCHIALGNAYPSCLNNGQELKTDDEKLDYGCNVSLIHTDFMIGSNDINVIGIDKSNKEHTIIQNGQFVI; encoded by the coding sequence ATGAAAACAGATTTAATAAAATATGCAGAGCTCATTATCTTAAAAGGAATTAACTTACAAAAGAATCAATGCGTACTTATTACAGGTTCAATTGAAAATTACGAATTTTTAAAAATTCTAGCACAAAAAGCTTATGAATATGGGGCAAAATACGTAGAACTCAATATTGAAGACACTGACATTTTAAAAACCAGATTAAAATCATCACCAGAAGATCTCTTAGAGTTTATTCCAGATTTCAAGCATAAATTTTTTGAAGAAATGATAAATGAAAAATGGGCAAAGATACGAATTGATAACACAGAAAATTTAGACACATTGAAAGATAATGACAGTAAAAAAATATCAAAATACTTTAAAGCACTAAATATAGCATCAAGAAAAGTTTCAAGTGCAATAATGAATAACGAATTAGCATGGTGCATAATTTGTGCTCCAGGTCCAAAATGGGCTGCAAAAGTTTTAAATAAACCTGAAAATCAAGAAACATTAGAAGAATTTTTTAAAATTCAAAAAAAAATCATGTTACTCGACTCAAAAGATCCAATAAAGGCATGGGAAGACCATGGAAAAAAACTTCATCAAAGATGCGAAATTCTAAATGAACTCAAATTAGAAAAAATAATTTTTAAAAACCAGAAAACAAATTTAGAAATATATCTTCTAGAAAGTTCTATTTGGACAGGAGGAAGTGAAAAAATAAGAGGAACGGATATTGAATTTAATGCAAATATGCCTACTGAAGAGATTTTTACAACCCCTAATTACAAAAGAACAAATGGAATCATGTATGTAACCCGTCCAATAACGGTACTTGGAAACTTAATAACCGGAATATGGCTAGAATTCAGAGATGGAAAAGTAATCAACTTTGGATGTGACAATGAACATTCAAGAAACATATTAAAAAAACATATGGAAACTGACATTCAAGCACAATATATAGGAGAAGTTGCATTAGTAGACTGTAACTCTACAATATATCAAAGTGGTTTAACGTTTTACAATATACTATATGATGAAAATGCAAGTTGCCACATTGCACTGGGCAATGCATATCCCTCTTGTTTAAACAACGGACAAGAACTAAAGACTGATGATGAAAAATTAGATTATGGCTGTAATGTTTCTTTAATTCATACAGACTTTATGATTGGTAGTAATGACATAAACGTCATTGGCATTGACAAATCAAACAAAGAACATACAATAATACAAAATGGACAATTCGTAATATAA
- a CDS encoding divergent PAP2 family protein, with amino-acid sequence MIKELFTNDLFLSCFVSGIIAQMIKYIIQAMKTKKFKTNPKHLLKSIFLETGGMPSSHSSTVTALATSILITEGINTNFIIALAFALITIRDSFGVRYMAGVQAEYLNALSEQLKMKIKIEPLKIKVVKGHKKKEVFTGILIGIISAWVICSRII; translated from the coding sequence ATGATAAAAGAGTTATTCACAAATGACCTTTTCCTGTCTTGTTTCGTTTCAGGCATTATTGCACAAATGATTAAATATATTATTCAAGCAATGAAGACAAAAAAATTCAAAACAAACCCAAAACACCTTTTAAAAAGCATTTTCTTGGAAACAGGAGGAATGCCCAGTAGCCACTCTTCAACAGTAACAGCTCTTGCCACATCAATATTAATAACAGAAGGAATAAACACTAACTTTATCATTGCTCTGGCTTTTGCTTTAATAACAATAAGAGATTCATTCGGAGTCAGATACATGGCAGGGGTTCAAGCAGAATACCTAAACGCTTTGTCAGAACAATTAAAAATGAAAATCAAAATTGAACCTTTAAAAATCAAAGTGGTTAAGGGACACAAAAAAAAGGAAGTATTTACAGGAATACTTATTGGTATAATTTCCGCATGGGTAATATGCAGCCGAATAATATAG
- a CDS encoding RnfABCDGE type electron transport complex subunit D, giving the protein MSNSKKLKIKKQYKVNIDEIQMPECVLIPLETENAKSTIYIIENQRITEGQILSKNKNAELYTYSPISGTIEKIYTANLPGEHQLKSALIRFHGRIKNEQELSVEEESREKTLEKLIRLGIPWFNEHSLFQYVSKCKKIDKMLFLINGKDPFTNISEILIKEKLDEIIYGFKTIDKIFKFKEILIVLSNYHLKKELANLNIFQDKRLTIKLIPNTSYPYSNHEVIMHFLYNEESIKNNINPNKNILLANVEDLYNVYRTLKTNSPYKEKFITINGNKKIQSKLIKVKIGTSIQQIINEDIDTKKYDIFINNPANKIKINNLNIPITRDIYSITILKKESILSKIKFLKTPSFSPLYMEGIILSKIKGKNNISNKQLQYLQYTETETEDEINKVKKEIKEKILNLSLNNEPIYTENNLKDIYLTIILALIPSLIFSFTNNIKFLIDTLILTMISLCSYIPIMLKSKHKYLSFFIYTSLIINIILPLNFPIILKIMTLLFTFLVFFYFSKLSKFLVNPILISFMFLLLNFPSSFKNTYSKKLSEQEDIIPTWNKIMQKSSNTQNLESLKEFKRYENKHIDMIEKFINDNILSNLNIMIPRFHVENLLGLQNEKYLSPILIYIGFSFILEKFIINKLIPLSFYVSLLLIAYILKSLGLYSYISFDMLTLIISPIPMILVFTMSTELQIAPPFKFEQILYGITLSLAYFITLSYIPLETLAAVISIFILQISSTLIKKYSLTFQIKKILHHLSMNQAKTIKYKNENGEEII; this is encoded by the coding sequence ATGTCTAACTCAAAAAAACTAAAAATAAAAAAGCAGTATAAAGTAAATATAGATGAAATTCAAATGCCTGAATGTGTTTTAATTCCACTAGAAACAGAAAATGCAAAATCTACAATATACATCATTGAAAATCAAAGAATCACAGAAGGACAAATATTATCAAAAAATAAAAATGCAGAACTATATACATATTCCCCAATATCTGGAACAATCGAAAAAATATATACAGCTAATCTTCCAGGTGAACACCAATTAAAATCAGCATTAATAAGATTTCACGGAAGAATAAAAAACGAACAAGAACTCTCAGTTGAGGAAGAATCAAGAGAAAAAACACTAGAAAAGTTAATTCGACTAGGAATTCCCTGGTTTAATGAACATTCACTGTTTCAATATGTAAGTAAATGCAAAAAAATAGATAAAATGCTTTTCTTAATAAATGGTAAAGATCCATTCACAAATATCTCAGAAATATTAATAAAAGAAAAATTAGATGAAATTATTTATGGTTTTAAAACAATAGACAAAATATTTAAATTCAAAGAAATATTAATAGTACTTAGCAACTATCACTTAAAAAAAGAACTTGCAAACTTAAATATATTTCAAGACAAAAGATTAACTATCAAATTAATTCCCAATACTTCATATCCATATTCAAATCATGAAGTAATCATGCACTTTTTATACAATGAAGAGAGCATAAAAAATAATATAAATCCAAATAAAAACATACTTTTAGCTAATGTCGAAGACCTTTATAATGTATATAGGACACTCAAAACAAACTCCCCGTATAAAGAAAAGTTTATAACCATAAACGGCAACAAAAAAATACAAAGTAAACTAATCAAAGTAAAAATTGGAACATCTATCCAACAAATAATAAATGAAGATATTGATACAAAAAAATATGACATATTTATAAACAATCCTGCAAATAAGATAAAAATAAACAATCTAAATATACCTATAACAAGAGATATATACAGCATTACAATATTAAAAAAAGAATCAATATTGAGTAAAATAAAATTCTTAAAAACACCTAGTTTTTCACCACTATATATGGAAGGAATTATTTTATCAAAGATTAAGGGCAAAAATAACATTTCTAATAAACAATTACAATATCTGCAATATACTGAAACTGAAACAGAAGATGAAATAAACAAAGTAAAAAAAGAAATAAAGGAAAAGATTTTAAATTTAAGCCTCAACAATGAACCAATATACACTGAGAATAACTTAAAAGATATCTATTTAACCATTATCCTAGCCTTAATACCTAGTTTAATATTCTCTTTTACAAACAACATAAAATTTTTAATTGATACTTTAATATTAACAATGATAAGCTTGTGCTCATATATTCCAATAATGCTAAAATCCAAACATAAATATCTCTCATTCTTTATATATACTTCATTAATTATCAATATAATCTTACCTTTAAATTTCCCTATCATATTAAAAATAATGACATTACTTTTTACATTTTTAGTATTTTTTTATTTCTCAAAGCTTTCCAAATTTCTTGTAAACCCCATATTAATATCGTTCATGTTTTTATTACTAAACTTTCCATCAAGTTTTAAGAATACATATTCTAAAAAACTCTCAGAGCAAGAAGATATAATTCCTACCTGGAATAAAATAATGCAGAAAAGTTCAAACACTCAAAATTTAGAAAGCCTAAAAGAATTTAAAAGATACGAAAACAAGCACATTGATATGATTGAAAAATTTATAAATGACAATATATTATCTAATCTAAATATAATGATACCAAGATTTCACGTTGAAAACTTGTTAGGATTACAAAACGAAAAATATTTATCCCCCATTTTGATTTACATTGGTTTCTCATTTATTCTTGAAAAATTTATCATAAATAAATTAATACCACTATCTTTTTATGTAAGTCTGCTACTAATTGCTTATATCCTCAAAAGTCTTGGTCTTTACAGTTATATAAGTTTTGATATGCTAACTCTAATAATATCACCAATTCCAATGATTTTAGTATTTACAATGAGCACAGAATTACAAATAGCCCCCCCTTTTAAATTTGAACAAATACTTTATGGAATTACATTATCTTTAGCATATTTTATAACATTAAGCTA